Proteins encoded together in one Porites lutea chromosome 2, jaPorLute2.1, whole genome shotgun sequence window:
- the LOC140926358 gene encoding uncharacterized protein codes for MESNGTNYYTHKRRKMNNCFIVKVFIFCMFLEAIVDGSSSSGRKGPSPPRNLRRSVVGALDKRTHHVYWTASQETYGLAVNYSVELCINDSVDVDNNSCQWSRNSLCQPRNILSAIKEFSCVLERKDFFSHTGEYCNYTICVVASNEVGTAKSCIFAPWVDSGLATPLPPTQFSVLPKNTGGVRVQWDLGFYSANGAVVIVKYHAEHKPNKTKEVRESNKLTLTKLEAYTKYCFYVMLQTLSSHGKLSAPSDAFGPKCVRTLAGDPTDPPVVQRAHSVPFPDNKSLRNVTVEWTPAKQSSWKGTPGQYVLYTFLSNRKRTYNISHTSNRTVLQKLNSADSYSVYIRSCNEEGKCSVIGNRYVIKPLQDNLFQASKQEGFTSAPIAPIVVAVIVCLVGAGIVLYIVFNFRKNRRENASRPPLSDLVQLDDLADPHEYNVAEQSEHTYSALHADVSNDAKDEDRV; via the exons ATGGAATCAAATGGAACCAATTACTACACGcataaaagaaggaaaatgaaCAATTGCTTCATTGTAAAAGTTTTCATATTTTGTATGTTTCTTGAAGCAATTGTTGATGGGTCTTCGAGTAGTGGAAGAAAAG GTCCAAGCCCACCACGGAATTTAAGAAGAAGTGTTGTTGGCGCTCTGGATAAAAGGACGCATCATGTTTATTGGACAGCGTCACAAGAGACTTATGGTTTAGCTGTCAACTACTCTGTGGAACTTTGTATAAATGACTCTGTAGATGTAGACAATAATTCCTGCCAATGGAGTCGTAACTCTCTATGCCAACCCAGAAACATTTTAAGTGCCATTAAAGAATTTTCCTGcgttttggaaagaaaagacTTCTTCTCACACACTGGTGAATATTGTAACTATACTATTTGTGTGGTAGCCTCAAATGAAGTTGGGACTGCTAAAAGCTGCATTTTTGCACCATGGGTTGACAGTGGATTAG CTACTCCTCTACCACCGACACAATTCTCTGTTCTGCCTAAAAATACTGGAGGTGTGAGGGTACAATGGGACCTTGGTTTCTATTCTGCTAATGGTGCAGTTGTCATAGTAAAATACCATGCAGAACATAAACCGAACAAG ACCAAGGAAGTAAGAGAGAGCAACAAATTAACACTGACAAAGCTGGAGGCATATACTAAGTATTGCTTCTATGTCATGCTGCAAACATTGAGTAGTCATGGAAAGCTCAGTGCTCCAAGTGATGCATTTGGACCAAAATGTGTCCGGACATTAGCAGGAG ATCCGACCGATCCACCGGTGGTTCAACGTGCTCATTCTGTGCCTTTCCCAGACAATAAATCCCTGCGAAATGTGACGGTGGAATGGACG CCGGCAAAACAATCTTCTTGGAAAGGCACTCCAGGACAATATGTCCTCTACACTTTTCTTTCCAACAGGAAGCGTACATATAATATAAGCCATACATCAAACAGAACTGTACTGCAGAAACTCAATTCTGCAGACAGTTACAGTGTTTACATACGATCATGTAACGAAGAAGGCAAGTGCAGTGTTATAGGAAATCGCTACGTCATCAAGCCATTGCAAG ATAACTTATTCCAGGCAAGCAAACAGGAAGGATTCACTTCTGCACCAATAGCTCCGATTGTAGTTGCTGTGATTGTTTGTTTAGTAGGAGCCGGGATTGTTCTTTACATTGTCTTTAATTTCAG AAAAAATCGAAGGGAAAATGCCTCCCGACCACCCTTGAGTGATTTGGTTCAGCTAGATGAC CTCGCTGACCCACATGAGTATAACGTGGCGGAGCAATCTGAACACACGTATTCGGCCTTGCACGCTGACGTCTCTAACGATGCTAAAGATGAAGACAGAGTCTGA
- the LOC140927154 gene encoding E3 ubiquitin-protein ligase TRIM71-like — protein MDIQTLLNNLHEELSCSVCMSKYTDPKQLPCLYSFCLHCLNGIQRTSGRRDKIACPECRQEFNVPDNGNLAALPTNFRINSLLDVLAIRECNTTGVKCGNCDERTKQSHYCFQCYSFWCEECIGLHNRIKANKEHYALALEEFQDQDFENILKRPTFCGIPGHEKEKMKFFCKICEVAICNSCALLDHEGHAKMLLELAANERKLRLKSAIESQKKKAQAKKSQIEKLNERYNEVLEQAACVRKNVIEYADSVHAAIEAKKLEILDNLERKTESTLEQIEIHRNDMQRGCQLCESDIEKTETLIKRCTSAEIMQPSDMLDKIVKDENNQDDTADCERGFPGLCFVKNQKLFYLASLEQIGSLNYLSITRAQQSSADGKGISEAIVGLESQLIVTTRNAEGQQYHDDYDSVTLEISNRQSDNCAAEVQVQDNKDGTYKIKYFAKETGTCSASVKVNGEHIRGSPFEVQVKPRQFRPVLSFGEQILKYPWGVAVNEDEIAVSDIGNHKIHLFKSDGTLIKSLGGEGAQPGEFSRPAGIAFHVANIIVAEQNNDRVQEVSKQGQYLSHFGEKGSLDRQLNNPCGLSIDSDGNILVADLKNKLIKIFSAGGQFLSKIGKEGSFTRPFHCIQHGKYVIVSDEGDHSVKFFDRKGNFLNKFGKKGDADGEYNAPSCLSMDKAGHLMVCDEQNHRIQVFDLSGKFVAKFGTKGSGKGEFNEPVSAAVLSDGKIVVSDFINHRIQLFE, from the coding sequence ATGGATATTCAAACCCTGTTAAACAACCTTCACGAAGAGTTATCATGCTCTGTGTGTATGAGCAAGTACACCGATCCAAAGCAGTTGCCGTGTTTGTATAGTTTTTGCCTTCATTGTCTGAATGGGATTCAACGAACGAGTGGCAGAAGAGATAAAATTGCGTGCCCGGAGTGCAGACAGGAATTCAATGTCCCTGATAATGGAAACCTAGCAGCTTTGCCAACAAACTTTCGCATTAACAGCTTGCTCGATGTATTAGCTATAAGGGAGTGCAACACAACCGGAGTTAAGTGTGGAAATTGCGACGAACGAACGAAACAAAGCCATTATTGTTTCCAGTGTTATTCTTTCTGGTGTGAAGAGTGCATTGGTCTTCACAATAGGATCAAGGCGAATAAAGAGCACTACGCGCTGGCATTGGAAGAATTTCAAGACCAAGactttgagaacattttaaagcGACCGACATTTTGCGGAATTCCAGGCcacgaaaaggaaaaaatgaagttCTTTTGCAAGATCTGCGAAGTCGCAATTTGCAACTCCTGTGCTTTGTTAGATCACGAGGGGCACGCAAAGATGCTTCTTGAACTGGCTGCAAATGAGCGGAAGTTAAGACTGAAATCTGCGATTGaatctcagaaaaaaaaagcgcaAGCAAAGAAAAGTCAAATCGAGAAACTTAACGAACGTTACAATGAAGTTCTGGAACAAGCCGCATGTGTCAGGAAAAACGTAATTGAGTATGCTGACAGCGTTCATGCAGCTATTGAAGCAAAGAAACTAGAAATCCTTGATAATTTGGAAAGGAAAACAGAATCAACTCTTGAACAAATAGAAATACATAGGAACGACATGCAGAGGGGGTGTCAACTTTGTGAATCAGATATTGAAAAGACTGAAACACTTATAAAGCGATGCACAAGCGCTGAAATCATGCAGCCGAGCGATATGTTGGACAAAATAGTAAAGGATGAAAATAACCAAGATGACACAGCCGACTGTGAAAGGGGTTTTCCGGGACTCTGTTTTGTGAAAAATCAAAAGTTGTTCTATCTTGCATCCCTTGAACAAATTGGCTCCCTTAATTATCTTTCCATTACCAGAGCCCAACAATCAAGTGCTGATGGAAAAGGAATCAGTGAAGCGATTGTTGGACTTGAATCACAGCTCATTGTGACAACAAGAAACGCGGAGGGCCAACAGTATCACGACGATTACGACTCTGTAACACTGGAAATCAGCAATCGTCAAAGCGATAATTGCGCAGCTGAGGTGCAAGTCCAAGATAACAAAGATGGCACTTACAAGATCAAATATTTTGCCAAAGAAACAGGAACATGCAGTGCATCAGTGAAGGTTAATGGAGAACATATCCGTGGCAGCCCTTTTGAGGTTCAAGTCAAACCCAGACAGTTCAGACCTGTGTTATCTTTTGGAGAACAGATACTGAAGTATCCTTGGGGGGTAGCAGTAAATGAAGATGAAATTGCAGTGAGTGACATTGGTAACCATAAGATCCATTTATTCAAGAGCGATGGAACTCTTATTAAATCTCTTGGTGGAGAGGGAGCACAGCCTGGTGAGTTTAGCAGGCCTGCTGGGATAGCTTTTCATGTTGCTAATATTATTGTGGCTGAACAAAATAATGATAGGGTTCAAGAAGTCAGTAAACAGGGGCAATACCTGAGCCATTTTGGTGAAAAAGGAAGTCTTGATCGGCAACTTAATAATCCTTGTGGTTTATCAATTGACAGTGATGGCAACATCCTTGTTGCTGatttaaagaataagttgataAAGATCTTTTCTGCTGGGGGTCAATTTTTAAGTAAAATTGGAAAAGAGGGTTCTTTCACTAGACCATTTCACTGTATTCAACACGGCAAATATGTCATAGTATCAGACGAAGGTGATCATTCTGTAAAATTCTTTGATAGGAAAGGTAACTTTCTTAATAAATTTGGGAAGAAGGGAGATGCTGACGGAGAGTACAACGCGCCGTCTTGCTTGTCCATGGACAAAGCGGGACACCTGATGGTTTGTGATGAACAAAATCACAGGATTCAGGTGTTTGATCTGAGTGGCAAGTTTGTCGCTAAGTTTGGAACAAAAGGAAGTGGGAAAGGAGAGTTTAATGAACCGGTCTCAGCAGCAGTTCTTAGTGATGGTAAAATAGTTGTGTCTGACTTTATTAATCACCGCATTCAGCTTTTTGAATAA
- the LOC140928867 gene encoding uncharacterized protein: MPWYALNASIMIQNLRDHCPLVEQVWLADDSAGGGSIVDLYNWYRQLSKEGQKFGYLVNGTKSWLIVKSRELAEEAKRVFGEEVNTTSEGQRHLGAVIASQEYKDQYCEEKVRAWKEEIERLSEIAKSQPHAAYIAFTKGYKSKFTYFMRTIESFEDYVDPIQEVIEDLLLPTLFGQSEPLPNKVRRLATLATGQGGLGIPDLKSEAPQQFAASRLITTAHVDSITSQSSIMVPGERSTEELKRHQQSLKRASAKEKMDSIDSSLSPGLLRLVNQSRDKGASSWLNAMPLADKGLALNKQEFRDSLRLRYDLPLVDLPSHCICGDKFTVSHALSCKKGGFVAQRHDGVRNLLTTFIDKICNNVEIKQRLQPLDNERFHLRSAVTSSEARLDIKAGGFWARGVTAFFDVRVTHVNSKCYQSKPTSKVFKEQEEEKKRKYQQRVLDVEMGSFTPLVFGTNGGMGNECQRFLKHLADKIAQKDTESYHVVITWLRTQISFELLRSGAHFIKSDIQ; this comes from the exons ATGCCATGGTATGCACTTAATGCATCCATAATGATACAGAATTTGAGGGATCATTGCCCATTGGTTGAACAGGTGTGGCTTGCAGACGACTCAGCTGGAGGAGGGAGTATAGTGGACTTATACAACTGGTACAGGCAATTGAGTAAGGAAGGACAAAAGTTTGGTTACCTTGTGAATGGGACAAAGAGCTGGCTTATTGTGAAGTCTAGGGAACTAGCGGAGGAAGCAAAGAGGGTGTTTGGAGAGGAAGTCAACACAACGAGTGAAGGCCAGCGCCATCTGGGAGCAGTTATTGCGTCGCAAGAATACAAAGATCAGTATTGTGAGGAGAAGGTTCGTGCATGGAAAGAGGAAATCGAACGTCTCTCTGAAATAGCGAAGAGCCAGCCCCATGCGGCGTATATTGCTttcacaaaaggctacaagtcgAAGTTCACCTACTTCATGCGCACGATTGAATCGTTTGAAGATTATGTCGATCCAATCCAGGAAGTGATTGAAGATTTACTACTCCCTACTTTGTTCGGTCAATCAGAGCCTCTCCCTAACAAGGTGCGCAGACTTGCTACCTTAGCAACGGGTCAAGGGGGTCTAGGCATTCCTGATCTGAAATCCGAGGCACCGCAGCAGTTTGCTGCCTCGAGACTAATAACCACCGCCCACGTAGATTCTATTACATCACAGAGTTCCATCATGGTGCCAGGAGAAAGATCTACGGAGGAGCTAAAGAGGCATCAACAATCACTTAAGAGAGCAagtgccaaagagaaaatggatagcattgattcaagcctctccccaggcctgctgcgtctggttaatcaatcgagggacaagggcgcaagttcttggctgaatgcgatgcctctcgcagacaaaggtttagccctcaacaagcaagagttcagagactcgctacgcttgcgttatgacttacccttagtcgatttaccaagtcattgcatatgtggggataaattcaccgttagtcacgccctctcttgtaaaaaggggGGGTTTGTAGCGCAGAGACATGATGGTGTACGGAACTTGTTAACGACATTCATCGACAAGATCTGCAATAATGTCGAAATCAAACAACGCCTTCAACCCCTGGACAACGAGCGATTTCATTTGAGGAGCGCTGTTACAAGTTCTGAGGCAAGGTTGGACATCAAAGCGGGAGGTTTCTGGGCAagaggagttacggcattttttgatgttagagttacgcacgtcaactccaagtgttaccagagcaagccaacatcgaaagtgttcaaagagcaagaagaagagaagaagcgcaagtaccagcagcgggtgttagatgtagaaatgggttcgtttacgcctttagtgtttggaaccaatggcggaatgggaaacgagtgtcagcggttcttaaagcatctcgcagacaagatagctcagaaagacaccgagtcttatcatgttgtaatcacttggctcaggacacagatctcgtttgaactcttaagatcg GGAGCTCACTTCATAAAGAGTGATATTCAGTGA